GAGAGTGGCTGCTGGATGGTCTACGACCGCCCCAACTTCATGGGAAACCAGTATTTCATGAGGAGGGGCGAGTACGCTGACTACATGAGCATGTGGGGATTTAACAACTGCATCAGGTCCTGCCGCATGATCCCCATGGTAGGCTTTTAGAGCTGCTGCACTGTTTTACACTCTTCCCAGTTTACTGTACACAGGTTTAAATTAGTTTGTGCTCCAAACGTGACCCTGTTTGTTCTCTTTTCAAACAGCACAGAGGATCCTACAGGATGAGGGTCTACGAGAGGGAGAACTTCATGGGCCAGATGCATGAGGTGATGGAGGACTGTGATTCCTTCGTGGACCGCTACCACTGGTCCAGCGGCTGCATGTCCTGCCATGTGATGGACGGCCACTGGCTGATGTACGAGCAGCCCCACTACAGAGGCAGGATGTGGTACTTCAGGCCTGGAGAGTACAGGAGCTTCAGGGACTTCGGCGGCATGAGGTTCATGAGCATGAGGCGCATCATGGATTCCTGGTACTAATTCAGTGTAACTGATGTAAAAatcaatttttaaataaaaaacaaatataaaatcaatGTTCCAAGGTCATTTTTCCCATGTTTTTGTGGAAGAAAGAGTTATCCTTCTACAGGCATTGCACTAATCTCAAACGCCCTTTTTGTGAGATAATTAAgtaacttatttttttattttttactaacCACTGAAGTTTTTTGAGTACCCTTTAAATTCTTTGATCAGGCCAGTTAAACTTCTTTCAACAGTTGGAATTTATTTGGACcttcaacatttttttcttacataCATACAAGTTAAAGTTgcattttagcatttttgagtttttcagCTGAATggttttcaatgtttttatttttttccccaagagCATCCTGGTTAATGGGTGTACACTGACTTACCTGGCAAAGCAGAAGTTGCTATGCTAATATGTGGTACCAAACCAAATACCATTTataacagtgattagagactaaATCTTAGTTTATTTGAAGGCCAGTTTACAGTATTTCTGATCAGATATAGCTGTTAACAGTGTAATAGTACACAATGTCATACTTGTTATTCAGAATCAGGAATAGCTATAATAAAGGCTATCCAGGAGAGTTTTTGTCCATGGTAGGACAAGACCTCAATaacttgttttttaaaattctattCGTTTGGTTATGCATTAATTCAGCAGCACTCATAATGAGTAAAATGACTGAACAGATTAGATATTCACTCACAAAAAAGCATTTGTTAACTATAGTGTTAAGACCAAGCTAGGTGACTAACTCATATCAGGCAGAAAGAGGTTTGAGTGACTGTGTGAAATCTCAGCTTCACTGGGTTAAAAGCATGGTGGCTCCTGGCCATTCAAAAGTTGAATTTTAATATTGATCTTTGTGttggaataaaaaaatactaGCACAGATCCTCTCAGAGTGTTTTTGCTGCTAGTCAGACTGGTTTTCATGTATTGAGATCTACTCGTTTCATGACAAGCATCCTGTACTTATCACTAACCTGAAATTAGCAATcctattttaataaatgttttaaaaaaggtaAATGCCAAAAATAGTGCCATTTTACTTGAAAGGACATTGTGTTTATCTGCAAATCTTTCTGTGTTCCTTGCTTTATTGAGATGTGGAGTGCATTGGAAAAATACTATTGCCTAAGGTTCCCACAGACATTAGGAAACTTGGAAACCCCTGATGTTGGACCGTACTTAAACTATCATAAATTGTCTTATCTGCTAAAAACAGTGATGTGTTATGAAATGACTGATCTGGGTTTGGCCTCAATAACACTGTTCTCAGCTACTAGATACATAACTCATCATTCCCAGTGCCTTTCACTGTTGCAATCTTGCTGTAATACAGACTCATTCAGTGCCCAACTGGGAGgtgtatttatatttgcatcgtctttaaaaataaataaataaagatactTTTTAGAGAATTAGGACAGCAGAGCAAAGATGGTTATGGTCTGTCCTTCTATATCCTATCAAACCAAACGTCTCGCTGCCAATCCATTCACAAGCTTGAAGACGATGTCCTCTTAAACTTGTTTAAGTCTGCTGGTATAGGAGTTATAGCATGTGCATGTCTGCACTGGTCACAGAGAAATGAATCAGCATGTAAAATTGGACCTTCCTTTGTTGTTTTGTGCAAAgtaatttttacaattttttttagattgacATTCAGAGCGCAGTCTAGATCCTGTCTTATTGATGATTTAATTAGAATAACAATCAAATTTGATATGCTATATAGCCCTACTTATGTAGGAATCTTATTCTAAAgggtaaataaaaatgaaaattttcagCTTTGTCAGAGCATGTTCTTTACAGatacaaacccatttccaacTAAGTTGAGACtgtgaaaaatcaaaacaaaaacaggcagCAGGATTCACAAACCAATCTGTATTCAACTGAAAATTGTACCAACGCAAGATATTGTGAGAAACACATATGCTTCAACtttcagttttattgttttttcctaTATATTTGCTAACTCTTAATTTAATGCCTGTTACAtgacctttccttttaacagtgTTCAGTAATCATTTAGAAACTGAGGACACCAGTTATTGTATTTGTAAAAGTTGAATTTTCTCGCTTGATATAACACTTctgctgctcaacagtccagcaCCTGTGTTCTCGTAAATCGTGCTTCATAATGATAATGCACCGCATGCAgaccagtctagcacctgcactctcttaCAATCAGGACGGTCCATTATTTCAAAACACAATTTGAAAGGTGGAGTCATGAGACCACAGCCCCACTGGCGTTTCTggatatattaatatttatatataaatatatggttTCTACTTTGCATAGTACAGTCTTGCATGTACAGATGCAACAGCGACGCGTGTTATTGACAAGGTTTCCAAAGTATTCTTTGATTAGTGAAGCAtaattttttaatgcagtaccaTCTGAGGGACTGAAGGTCACACACAGAAGCAAACTCTAAACCTTGTCCAAATCCTAACACTGTTGAGAATTCACAAATTCGAGTTTTATCAGAAGATAATCTACAGGGGACTAGAGTGTTGTAtccaaataaaatgagaggtAAATTCATTGACACATCTGTCCTGTCTAGTAGCATGCTGACTTTAGCCATGTGCTGTGCCAGATGTTATGAAGTAGCCTCTTAATGGTATTAAACCAGAGATCAGAGGTCAAACTAAGCATGCTTTTAAAAGTTGTAGGAAAGGGGGTTAAACACCCCCTTATTTTAAGTTTATATTATCCACTGTTGTCCAAATTGTGCTACTGCATCAATAGTCGGTAAATATGAATATCCATAAATaagaagagataaaaaaaaaaagttaaaggaGGACTTTATGTCCTCCATTTCCTCATTTCACCTCCTCCTGAGGACTTGCATCAGGTTTATAACAAAGGAAAACACTACTCTGTTTTGAGCATGAACAGTGTGGCTTTACTCAttgagcagggagagagagagagaatgcatcACAAGCTACAATGAAAGCTTTATTTAACCATCAAAGTGTTATGCAGCTAGATCAAAGCAGCACAAGGCCTCTCAATCTCCACTCTCTTACTTTGCCACATAGACAGGTATGATTGAAgtcctttctctctgcctctctcttgcTACTTGTCCCATTTTGAACGTTGCTGGTTGCGGCTGTATTGTAGAAACGGTTGGAATACATTCATAAAGTTCACCTGATGTATTTATAGTGCAATCACATCTTCTGCTACTGCACAAAATTCTTGTGTTTTTCGTAAGCGGCCAGGAACTACTTTCTTTACAAGCTGTTTGCAGTTATTCAAATCTTTTTGATATTTTCTTCAGCATCCCTATATTAATAGCTTGTCAGTATaaacacagactcactctgaaTGCAAAGCATTTGATAATGTGATTAATTGGTATTAACCATAAATTATAAACAAGCAATGCTTTAATAGTGAAAAATTACAAGCCAAGTTCACATCAGTTTCTAAAAGTAGGACACAGCCTTCTTCATTGTGGTCACTGGTTAAAAGTGGTCAATTAAATGAAAATTCATACTCTGTCCTAAAGTAGAGTCATAAGCAAGAAGACTTCAAGTCAGTTGCAGAGGCACTTCCACAGCTGATTTCCACAGAGATCTAAGTTTCATATATCTTCATTAATTGCCCATGGATATGCTAAAAATGTTTAGGAGAATTATTAGGAATTAAAAATCCTAGTCATTTGGTAATTTCAAACAGCCTACACAATCTTAACTGTTGTCCATTTAGGTCAAAATGCAAAGAGCAAGGTCTTGTtatattttgctgtgttttttctaTAACTGTAAAGGTAATTTTCTAATCACTGTAAAGGTAAATTACAAAATTTCTGTTTAACTCACTCATTAGGATATaatgtcattcagagaggtctgatgtgaaatatgCCGTTCTAGAGAAGTGTATAgagtcagaatagttcacaCTGGTAgtaacaggaaccagacatctgaagagcttAATGAATCTAAAAGACTcttcacaaaaagttattacatgaaatgtttatggatCTGATGTCTGATATTTACAACAGTTTTGAAgattctggatagtaaataaaatgtctatatttatgttgtggacattatgacccctggttactatcaacaccactgtaaagaaatctgggtCAGTAAATTTGTTTAATGCTCTACTCAATTTGGTAGAGGACATTTTGAGTCACTATATATGCCACAAAGTGCCATCTTGACCATTTGTTAgacatgaatatttaaaaaattgtggggtcaaaaaaatgaagaaaaaaacccccaaacaaaataataaaaaatattaaatacaaaaatatattgtaattaCCTGTTTACTTTAATTGTTTTGTCAGCTTATCTGCCGTGagatttgatttacattctggatattcattctACTAAATTATATACTGTACACATTCACAATGTCTTAATTTTTTATTCACAGCTTGCTAGTTTCATACTAATTGTGTGAATCCTGTAAAATCgcacaaaataaacatattatgCATTTATCTGCAACCAAATTGGTTGCGATGTAAAACATATTACAAGCCCATTTCCAAAagagttgggatgctgtgcaaaatgcaatTATTAAACCGTATGACTAATTGAAGATAGGACAAATACAACATATCTAATGAAAATTATAAATGTtactgttttctgaaaaatatgtttaatttgatgccaataacattttcccaaaaagttgggacaggaacaaCAAAAAGcaggtaaagttgtgtaatagTAAAGAAACTACCTgctggttgattggcaacaggtcagtaacatgattgggtataaaaaagtatgccagagtctttcagaagtaaagatgaggaggagttcaTCACTCTAAAAGACTGCACGAGcaaataacgtttctcaacataaaataataaaatattttaaaagattcagagaatctggagaaatctctgtatgtaagggtcAAGGCCATAAACCAATATTTGCTGGCTGCATTCAAAACAGAGaagattctgtagtggaaatcactgcatgggctcaggaacacttctgaaaaccactgtcagtgaaaacagttcatcgctgcaatcaaaatctaattaaaactctaaaaaacaaatagaaaccaaatataaacaggatccagaaatgctgccaccttctctgggcccgagctcatttaagattGACTGAGGGTAAGCAGAAAACTGTCCTGTGATTTGGAGAATCAAAAtatgaaattctttttgaaaattatGGACGTTGTGTCCCTTAGACTAAAGACCACGCAgtttatcagtgcacagttcaaaagccagtattcatgatggtataggggagCATTACTGTACATGACACGGTTAAAATGCACATCTGTgatggcaccattaatgctgaatactatgtacatgttttggcaacatatgctgccatccagacaatatctttttcagggaaggcctttaTTATTTCAGAAAGACATTGTCAAACGACATTCTGGAAGTactacaacagcattgctccatattaaaagagtctgggtgctaaactgacctgtttgcagttcagacctgtcaccactggaAACATTTGCTGCAATATGaattgaaaaatatgacaaaggagaccattaactgttgagcagctataatcctatataaaaaaaaatactgggaaaacatttcactttcaaaactacagcagtgtctcctcagttcccaatcACTAACAGAGTGTTATTCAAAGGTTATGGAGTGTTATTTAGATGTAAtcaaacacagtggtaaacatgcccccgtcccaacttttttggaatgtgttgttggcaacaaattcaaaaggggcaatttttttttgtttcatcatttgatatgttgtctttgtagtattttcctttaaaaatatagtttacattatttgcatatcattgcattctattttggGATTGTGGAATACATATGATTTAATATGTAACAGACTACTTAAAAAGATTTAAGTGTCAGAAAAGTACTGCAGGCtgtaaaatgggctgttttgtaTCAGCCAGCTTTAAATAATAGAGGCTTTCTTTAAATAATGGAGACAGTCTTGCTGCTAGGTGCCATGCGCTGTATTATGACTAAATAGGCCACGTATAGAAATATTTTCCTGCTGTAAATAAAGCTCTGTTGCAGTTTTTATGATGAATTTAGAGAGGGAGAACTGCCCGTGTCTGTGTCCAGACACAACGTGTCACGATGTGACCAATCGCTTATGTAGCGCAGGCTAATGGCCATTCCATGTTTAGGCTGCCTCACTAATGCTCCGTTGCGATAATTAAGCGTTCCTCCTGCCTTTATTCAATTCGGAGGCATTAAACCAAATTCAAAGCACTTTACTCTCACTTTGCCGTAAGCAATTGgtggagaacagagaaagaggatgAAGAGGGGTTGAAAACGAAGGAGgcccaaaaaagaaaacaaacaactaCCAATGAACAGCTAACATTCAATTAGCCAGGGCTTGATGGGTATTTACATCTAGTGTTGGTTTAAACTTTTTCACCCGGGAGCACTTTCTGTTTCcctttgacacacacacacacacacacacacacacacacacacacacacacacacacacacacacacacacacacacacacacacacagacagccactctgtcactctcattctctctctgtctctttctcctcctctggcTTCTAAGGTTAGCACCCATATAGTTACTGCTAGCAATCCAGCCTTTTTCTTCAGCTGTAATGATAATAATTCAGAAGCCAAGAGGGGAAAATCGTACCTTACTGCTTAGCATGTAAGACTGGCTctcgcattctctctctctctctctctctctctctctctctcacacacacacatgcacacacacacacacagtaaaatgtatttatggaTTGTGACATAATAGTCTGTAGGTAGAGATTGTATTTACATACAATAAAGTGACTCAAGCAGAACTGTTATTCTAGCTTTAATCAGCTCTCTTAGAGGTTACATGCTAACATTATTATCCAATCACTGATTGATTCCTTATAGGTAGTGATCTTTATCACATGAAGCACTGAAAAAAGAGTAATAttgttgtatttattacttttattaagcttttattaaaaatgtgtatacCCTTAAGCATTTTAACTTCTGTCATAggtttttatgcttttatttttgtaaagtgCTTTAAATTGGATTTGTATattaaatgtgctatataaattaaCTTGCCTCGTCTGTgcttatttttttgtgattttataaTCCACGTCACATTTCCTAACACACAAAACTCTCCAGCCTGTCTCTTTAAAGTGGTCatgtttaaaagtaaaatgtaaacatgtacaATTAACCCACattctgttctgtctgtgttcACCAACACCTGAAAAACGGACTGTAACTGACAGGTATCAGCTACCTAACAAACTACAACAGGCTCTCACAATctcagtgttttgtttacttACCAGTTCAACCCTGTAAATGTACGTCATATGAACAAACTCCACTTTAGAGTAAACTAACGCACGGCTTGTGACTGAAAGCAACATTAAagcactcacactcacacactttctGCAGCCTCACCTGTGTGACACTGTCTCTCATGGTGGGTGAGCGCTGTTTACGGGTGGTGGTAGTGGCCATAGTGGTGGTGGTCTCCATTATGGTGGTGGACATGTCTGCCAGCGGGGTTGTGGAGGTGGTGTCTGTGGTCAGAACGGAGGGGACGTCCCCTACCAGCCGCAGGTTCCCCTGCACCTGCACGTTGGGGTCGCCCTCGGCTGCCAGCTTCAGGACCTGCAGCCCGTTATAGTACAGACCCGAAATCTGACCCTGAAAATTACGGCCTTTCTCACCACCTCCAATCTTTATAAACGCCTGACTGTTAAAGATTGTCAACTGCCGacctgcagagagacagagagagagggggggtggagATATGAGGAGAAAGAggcaagcagagagagagaaatgggcaAAGTAAGAGGGAAAGTGGGGATTATAAGAAATTGTGGGACAGAAAAGAAGGAAGTTGGTAGAAGAGAGACAGGATGAAAAGAGGAAAGAGTAAGAGGgtaaaagaaagacagaataatgagggaagggaaaaaaagagcatCAGTTTCTGACTGTTGGTATTCTGTAGAGCACACAGATGCAGAATGAATCAGGGCATTCAGAGAGGGAAGCAGACTCAAATCTCTCCAATCGTCCTGGAAACAGTTGAGGACATCAGATCACTGTGAACACCTTTAAGCCTAAAGCAGCTGCTTGTGGGAACAGTAATCATTTTCTCAGGTAATAACAGAATTTCATTGGTAATGATTAAGCTTACATTGAATTGCCAATTTATTAAGTACATGAACCTGAGAAGACCGATGTCAGAAATAGCCACTTTCTGCATCTGGCCTAAGGGGTTAAGTGCACCTACCCTGACCATTTTATCATATATACCACCATGCAGGTGCACTTTGCACATACAATTTGAAACCACAGATTTGCACTTGGCAGGATATTCTTGAGTGGTAGtccactctcaacctagcagcaacactgaatgtgtgtatgtgtgtaaaaaccccagaaacactgctgtgtctgacactcataccagcaccatACACACTGCCATGTCAGTGTCTCTTCTGTGGTAAGAATGATCCAGTAcctaaataatatctggtcagcagtggttctaTGGTGGCCCCCTTTGATGAATGTAGGAGAGGGAGGTTAATAAATTGTGCCGCAATAGATGGGCTACAGTGTGTGACTGTAcctacagtctgtgactgaacctacaaagtgcacttatgTGGTAGATgtctctgataaaatggccaagagtgtagatacaaggtaagGCACTTAATAAACTAGCAATTCAGTGTAAATTAAATTGTgctttattgtattattactattacttgtGAAAATTGCTATGGCTCTCACTAGTCAATTTACATAAAGTGTAGGGTGCCTAATACACTGTAAGAACACTGGAAATTATATTTACAGCTTTCCTGTTAAGGCCCCTCCAAGGTCACCTTTGATAAGTAACAACTTCCAGTGCAGAAGTTAATGTTCAAGTAGTTGAGTATGTAAGTGATAAGCTCTACTATTGTATCACTCCTCTAGCATGTTACCAGGAAGGAAGGAGATTTGTTACCATTCCCTCTGTCTCCTCTGCAAATATCAGTGCTTTATTTCTGTGTTCCACACAGGCCAGTCTGAAAGGAGCACTAACGCTAACATACTGACCTGATAACAGAGGCAATGACTTCTGACCTGATAATGTAAGCCCCCCACAGTGTAAGAGATTGACAGAACAGCAGGgggatggagaaagagaagaagggttTCAGAGGTGCTTGAGAGGGTGAAGAATagggggcagacagagaagtaagtaagagagagaatgtgtgattGAATATGTGTCgttgctgtctgaacaaaaacCTAATTTCTCCAATAAGGTTAATTTActagaaaaggaaaaacatgcttaaCTTAGAATGGATGTTAGTGGAGAAATAATGTATCCAAAAAATTGTGAAGAATTTCTATTACTGTTTAAAGGTATCATGAGATTATGACATGTATTATGTATGTTGTGACCAAAAAAGATACATGCGACTACAATTATGTACAAAATCCTCTAAATATGTTCTGCTGTTCTAGTATAAAACAAGCCTAATATAACTGATCAATGAGACAGttcactatttttattttctattccaATGTCTTACTCCATAAAACTGCACTGGACTGAAAGCTTAAGAATTTTTTGTTGAGTTTATTTCTTTTCTACTTTACTAATATTTGGTGTCGTGAGACACTATCTGTACAGCTGCACATGTGGATCCTGGCATGAAAGCATTAGGAAAGGCCTGCTTTACAGGACGCACTTTTATGTATAAATGAATTTGAGGGAAAACACTATGGGAGCTTCATAGACAAGGATACAGCGAGACCATAATTGATATTTGTGCATGTGCTTTCTGCTCTTATGAATAGTTCCGAGTGCTAATTTGCTTCCCCTGTGGTCATGCTTGGATAAAATGCTCTGTGTGGCTTCGCAGTTTGACACTAACACtacaaaaagaatggaaaacacACCAGTCATCTATCCCTTGATTCAATTAATGCTGACCGAGCCTATTATTTACTTAATGGCCTTGTTTATGAGTATCACACTACATTGATTTTAgtctgcatgtgtctgtgtgcggTACCACATTGATTTCAGTCGTCCTGAGTGTGTACGAGTGAGTGACGGAGTACGCTAAGCTGCTCCATTACCTTGCGTCACTAGCATTAATAGATCATGCCATCTGTTTGAAAGCCTGGAGGACTGCTGATGAGCATGAGCCCTAATGATGCCAATGTGTATGACTTATGAAGCAGATGTGTGTATCAGCTAATTCCTCAGTAAACAGTTCAGTCAAAGGACACAAAAGTATCTGAGAGTTAAAGCCCTAACTCAtatggattagttttacctgggGAGGTAAAATGATTACACAGATGATaaatctaatcaaattaacacagatcaaattaaacagaaaaataccAAAGAACTAGAATCTTAATTAACGATTAAGTTAAAgggatacattttcaaatgtttcttaaaagcGTGCACTGTATAATAGAAGGTGAAACTGATTTGAAAGTGATTTTAATCAGAATCTGCAGTGGGTatcatttttacagtctgactgtaataattgtggagtgattttaatcccgtATGAATTTGCAGTGTGGGTAATTCTTagagtctgacagtaataattgtagcgtgattttaatccagtaatcAATCAGTGTTGTGCAGTTTTATAgcctgacagtaataattgtagagtgattttaatccagtatgaatctgcagtgtgggTAATTTTTAAAGTCTGACAGTAATGATTgtacagtgattttaatccagtaatgAATCAGcattgtgtagtttttacagtctgaccgTAATAACTGTGATTTAAATCCAGTAATGAATCAGcattgtgtagtttttacagtctgacagtaataagtgaggagtgattttaatccagtatgaatctgcagtgtgtgtagtttttacagtctgacagtaataattgtggagtgattttaatccagtatgaatctgcattgTGTCCAGTTTTTACAATCtgatagtaataattgtggaacgattttaatccagtatgaatctgcagtgtgtgtagttttacagtctgacagtaataattgtggagtgattttaatccagtatgaatctgcagtgtgtagttttacagtctgacagtaataattgtggagtgattttaatccagtatcaatctgcagtgtgtagatttacagtctgacagtaataagtgaggagtgattttaatccagtatcaatctgcagtgtttagttttacagtctgacagtaataattgtggagtgattttaatccagtatcaatctgcagtgtgtgtagtttttacagtctgacagtaataattgtggagtgattttaatccagtatgaatctgcattgTGTCCAGTTTTTACAATCtgatagtaataattgtggaacgattttaatccagtatgaatctgcagtgtgtgtagttttacagtctgacagtaataattgtggagtgattttaatccagtatgaatctgcagtgtgtgtagttttacagtctgacagtaataattgtggagtgattttaatccagtatcaatctgcagtgtgtagttttacagtctgacagtaataattgtggagtgattttaatccagcatgaatctgcagtgtgtccAGTTTTTACAATCtgatagtaataattgtggaacgattttaatccagtatgaatctgcagtgtgtgtagttttacagtctgacagtaataattgtggagtgattttaatccagtatgaatctgcagtgtgtagttttacagtctgacagtaataattgtggagtgattttaatccagtatcaatctgcagtgtgta
This Pygocentrus nattereri isolate fPygNat1 chromosome 22, fPygNat1.pri, whole genome shotgun sequence DNA region includes the following protein-coding sequences:
- the LOC108427449 gene encoding gamma-crystallin M2-like, whose product is MSMGRVIFYEDRNFMGRSYECTSDCSDIYSYMSRCHSCRVESGCWMVYDRPNFMGNQYFMRRGEYADYMSMWGFNNCIRSCRMIPMHRGSYRMRVYERENFMGQMHEVMEDCDSFVDRYHWSSGCMSCHVMDGHWLMYEQPHYRGRMWYFRPGEYRSFRDFGGMRFMSMRRIMDSWY